The Amycolatopsis sp. DG1A-15b genome window below encodes:
- a CDS encoding phosphopantetheine-binding protein, with the protein MPESPIPPGFLEILIAHLPYALGDRVAEDDDLAALGLDSMGVVQLVTDLEETFGFELPDELLTEDSFATAGSLWAAVAEFVAPEPADV; encoded by the coding sequence ATGCCTGAATCCCCCATCCCGCCAGGGTTCCTCGAGATCCTGATCGCGCACCTGCCCTACGCGCTCGGGGACCGGGTCGCCGAGGACGACGACCTCGCCGCGCTCGGGCTCGACTCGATGGGCGTCGTGCAGCTCGTCACCGACCTGGAGGAGACCTTCGGCTTCGAGCTGCCCGACGAGCTGCTCACCGAGGACTCCTTCGCCACCGCGGGCAGCCTGTGGGCCGCCGTCGCGGAGTTCGTCGCGCCGGAGCCCGCCGATGTCTGA
- a CDS encoding acyl-CoA ligase (AMP-forming), exosortase A system-associated, with product MSEAAAPVRLDRLLARGAAGDPALTYKDRTLTYAELADEVTRVAHGLHRLGVRRGDRVAVYAEKRLETVVALFAAAAAGAVLVPLNPLFKARHIAHVAADCTPAVVLTTAERRATVREAVPAATPVVVFGEPAWDALTASEPEAVPGAVIDQDPAAIMYTSGSTGGPKGVVLSHRNLLAGAASVAEYLGHTRDDVVLAALPLSFDAGFSQLTTAFAAGAHVVLVNYLLPREIVRLCARHGVTALTCVPPLWLQLVTQEWPAEATARLRYFANTGGRMPRATLTRLRELFPAAQPFLMYGLTEAFRSTYLDPAEADRRPGSIGKAIPNAEVLVLRPDGSPCLPGEHGELVHRGALVALGYWNDPERTAERFRPVPGPEGLVRPEIAVWSGDTVYRDEDGFLYFVGRTDEMIKTSGYRVSPAEVEEAAYATGLVGEAAALGVPDPVLGHRIVLAVAPEGDAEALSRALAKELPAYMLPRRIEVLPKLPRSVNGKFDRVALREAVSAVPAGSE from the coding sequence ATGTCTGAGGCCGCCGCCCCGGTGCGGCTCGACCGGCTCCTCGCCCGCGGCGCGGCCGGCGATCCGGCCCTGACCTACAAGGACCGGACGCTGACCTACGCCGAGCTCGCCGACGAGGTCACGCGCGTCGCTCACGGCCTGCACCGGCTCGGCGTGCGCCGCGGGGACCGGGTGGCCGTGTACGCGGAGAAGCGCCTCGAGACCGTCGTCGCGCTGTTCGCCGCCGCGGCCGCGGGTGCGGTCCTGGTGCCGCTGAACCCGCTGTTCAAGGCCCGGCACATCGCCCACGTGGCCGCCGACTGCACACCGGCCGTGGTGCTCACGACGGCCGAACGGCGGGCGACGGTCCGTGAAGCGGTGCCCGCGGCGACCCCGGTCGTCGTGTTCGGCGAGCCCGCGTGGGACGCCTTGACCGCGTCGGAGCCGGAAGCGGTGCCCGGCGCGGTGATCGACCAGGACCCGGCCGCCATCATGTACACCTCCGGCAGCACCGGCGGCCCCAAGGGGGTCGTGCTGTCCCACCGCAACCTGCTCGCCGGCGCCGCGAGCGTGGCGGAATACCTCGGCCACACGCGCGACGACGTCGTGCTCGCCGCGCTGCCGTTGAGTTTCGACGCCGGTTTCAGCCAGCTCACCACCGCGTTCGCCGCCGGCGCGCACGTCGTGCTCGTGAACTACCTGCTGCCCCGCGAAATCGTCCGGCTGTGCGCCCGTCACGGCGTCACCGCGCTCACCTGCGTGCCGCCGTTGTGGCTGCAGCTGGTGACGCAGGAGTGGCCCGCCGAGGCGACCGCACGGCTGCGCTACTTCGCCAACACCGGCGGCCGCATGCCCCGCGCCACGCTGACCCGGCTGCGCGAGCTCTTCCCGGCGGCGCAACCGTTCCTGATGTACGGCCTCACCGAAGCGTTCCGCTCCACCTACCTCGACCCGGCCGAGGCGGACCGCCGTCCGGGCTCGATCGGGAAGGCGATCCCGAACGCCGAAGTCCTCGTGCTGCGCCCCGACGGCTCACCGTGCCTGCCCGGCGAGCACGGCGAGCTGGTCCACCGCGGCGCCCTCGTGGCGCTCGGCTACTGGAACGACCCGGAACGCACGGCGGAGCGCTTCCGTCCGGTGCCCGGCCCGGAAGGCCTGGTGCGGCCGGAAATCGCGGTGTGGTCGGGCGACACCGTCTACCGCGACGAGGACGGGTTCCTCTACTTCGTCGGCCGGACCGACGAGATGATCAAGACGTCGGGCTACCGCGTCAGTCCCGCCGAAGTCGAAGAGGCCGCGTACGCCACGGGCCTGGTGGGGGAGGCGGCCGCGCTCGGCGTCCCGGACCCCGTGCTGGGCCACCGGATCGTGCTGGCCGTCGCTCCCGAGGGCGACGCCGAGGCGCTTTCCCGGGCGCTTGCGAAGGAACTGCCCGCGTACATGCTGCCGCGGCGGATCGAGGTGCTGCCGAAGCTGCCCCGGTCGGTCAACGGCAAGTTCGACCGCGTCGCGCTGCGGGAGGCGGTGAGCGCGGTGCCCGCCGGCTCCGAATGA
- a CDS encoding ABC transporter ATP-binding protein → MLQAIDLRKRYDEVQALDGFSLDVAAGEIVGLVGHNGAGKTTFVEMVSGLLRPDSGTVLVDGESPTRARDRIGISPQHIALYRPLTVREHLELYGRLAGLRRAALRSAIDDLTAVLRLESFLNRTCGLLSGGQQRRAQAATALVHRPALLLLDEPTAGADPETRQALLDVVKQRAGEGAAVVYTTHYLTELTDLQATIAVAAEGRVIARGSADELLSGLPGEVRVRTADDQLTVSTTDPTGTLLELLPTVTRPVESVELRNPSLDDLYHSLAVTDVDAH, encoded by the coding sequence ATGTTGCAAGCAATAGACCTCCGGAAACGCTACGACGAAGTGCAGGCCCTCGACGGCTTCAGCCTCGACGTGGCCGCGGGCGAGATCGTCGGGCTGGTCGGCCACAACGGCGCCGGCAAGACCACCTTCGTCGAAATGGTGTCCGGGCTGCTGCGCCCGGACAGCGGCACGGTGCTCGTCGACGGCGAATCGCCGACGCGCGCCCGCGACCGCATCGGCATCTCCCCGCAGCACATCGCCCTCTACCGCCCGCTGACCGTGCGCGAGCACCTGGAGCTGTACGGCCGCCTGGCCGGTCTGCGCCGGGCCGCGCTGCGCTCGGCGATCGACGACCTCACGGCCGTGCTGCGGCTGGAGAGCTTCCTGAACCGCACCTGCGGCCTGCTCTCGGGCGGCCAGCAGCGGCGGGCGCAGGCCGCGACGGCACTGGTGCACCGGCCGGCGCTGCTGCTGCTCGACGAGCCGACCGCCGGTGCCGACCCCGAGACCCGTCAGGCGCTGCTCGACGTGGTCAAGCAACGAGCAGGCGAGGGAGCCGCAGTGGTCTACACCACCCACTACCTGACCGAACTGACCGACCTGCAGGCCACGATCGCGGTGGCCGCCGAAGGCCGCGTGATCGCCCGCGGCAGCGCGGACGAGCTGCTCTCGGGCCTGCCCGGCGAGGTCCGCGTGCGCACCGCCGACGACCAGCTGACCGTCTCGACCACCGACCCGACCGGCACGCTGCTGGAGCTGCTGCCCACGGTGACGCGGCCGGTCGAGTCCGTCGAACTGCGCAACCCCAGCCTGGACGACCTCTACCACTCCCTGGCGGTGACCGATGTCGACGCGCACTGA
- a CDS encoding ABC transporter permease yields the protein MSTRTDSLYRAGALVRYNATLRLRDPSQLISYLITPMIFMVLFQPLYVKALGTGAVEAVTGQLVMFSVFAMAIVGNAIFVEREWRTWDRLRASRAARAELLIGKAVPVFVVLLIQQGVLIIYGWLVVGMPFPVSPGLVFGAMCLWGFMLLAMGAALSTVVRSRGDLIVAVDLGAITISSLGGSLLPVSLMPSWAQAIAPFSPGYWGLSLIRSAMAGNAEAMLRPALIVLGIGLATGAFATYRLAHGWGRSHLL from the coding sequence ATGTCGACGCGCACTGACTCCCTCTACCGGGCCGGCGCCCTGGTCCGCTACAACGCCACCCTGCGCCTGCGCGACCCGTCGCAGCTGATCAGCTACCTGATCACGCCGATGATCTTCATGGTGCTCTTCCAGCCGCTGTACGTGAAGGCACTCGGCACCGGCGCGGTCGAGGCCGTGACCGGGCAGCTGGTGATGTTCTCCGTGTTCGCCATGGCGATCGTGGGCAACGCGATCTTCGTCGAACGCGAGTGGCGCACCTGGGACCGGCTGCGCGCCAGCCGCGCCGCCCGCGCGGAACTGCTGATCGGCAAGGCCGTCCCGGTGTTCGTGGTGCTGCTGATCCAGCAGGGCGTGCTCATCATCTACGGCTGGCTCGTCGTCGGGATGCCGTTCCCGGTCTCGCCCGGCCTGGTGTTCGGGGCGATGTGCCTGTGGGGCTTCATGCTCCTGGCCATGGGCGCCGCACTGTCCACTGTGGTCCGCAGCCGCGGTGACCTGATCGTCGCCGTCGACCTCGGCGCGATCACCATCAGCTCGCTCGGCGGCTCGCTGCTGCCGGTGTCGCTGATGCCGTCGTGGGCGCAGGCGATCGCGCCGTTCTCCCCGGGCTACTGGGGGCTGTCGCTCATCCGCTCGGCCATGGCGGGCAACGCCGAGGCGATGCTGCGCCCGGCGCTGATCGTGCTCGGCATCGGGCTCGCCACCGGGGCGTTCGCCACCTACCGGCTCGCCCACGGCTGGGGCCGCAGCCACCTGCTCTGA
- a CDS encoding beta-ketoacyl synthase N-terminal-like domain-containing protein — protein MTEPAHESAVALVGMAGRFPGAADVEQLRRNLAAGIPGLRDLTDEELAAAGVDPATPGHVRVGGPVAGGVETFDAAAFGLGPREAETLEPHHRLLLECSWEALERAGYRPTDPGVPVGLFAGCAFPDYLTRNLPDLAAEPGGKPLLSAGVERDSLTSLVSYKLGLRGPAITVQTYCSTSLVAVHLACQSLLTYECDLALAGGAALPLPQTGGHVSEEGGILSPDGRVRALDAAANGTVMGSGAAVVALKRLEDALADGDVVHAVILGSAVNNDGRDRAGYPAPGVAGQAAVVDTALAVAGVKPETVGYVECHAVGTPLGDSIELAALNRVFGPGRAAPCVLSSVKPSIGHLDRASGVTSLIRAALNLRDGVLPGTAGFRTPNPALGDRFTVLPADLPWPADGTPRRAGVSSFGVGGTNAHVVLEQPPMREPRPSSGPCLLTFSAGDAVALDEVTSRLRAHLASHPDSDLGDVAFTLQVSRGHFALRRAVVARDLPDAVAALADPGRWIDGETRRRDPRFRLVAGSGSEWASTAAAAHRLLAGDDVPAPAPTRDGALSALAAGLTRLGIRLDENATDTLVVESGSAQEWVLESLARLWIAGCTPDWPALHRGAARRVELPPYPFQRKRCWVDPVADPRPAAHVPSWRPDPQPLAGLESRIRAAGPWLLFAADPVGEALAERITLAGSEVITVRPGAGFECLDTGDFVVGPGDLPSLLRSLVVVPRTVVHGFALGGSPGDVEAAAGLWPGMVTLTSGAVGVLGPDLTTPSHAALTALTARHVDVGVSVPLDQVLAAILQAETPLAVRGDQSWRLHHEPYELTGHAEAEVHRAVPDLGGRRGILLVRPDPAGRTLAARARLARLAGRGRWTTVVSTSDPAPDVLAAVAAADHLTEVVLSGVPLVRPVPPGAAAEPSEPVRPRPALGTPFVEPEPGLEQEVAARWAATLGYEQIGADDNFFDLGGRSAGAVRIAAHWNLPATAVVELPTVRLLAARIAGLG, from the coding sequence ATGACGGAACCGGCACACGAATCGGCCGTGGCGCTCGTCGGGATGGCGGGGCGGTTCCCCGGCGCCGCCGACGTCGAGCAGCTGCGCCGCAACCTCGCGGCCGGGATCCCCGGCCTGCGGGACCTGACCGACGAAGAGCTCGCCGCCGCGGGCGTGGACCCGGCCACTCCGGGCCACGTCCGCGTCGGCGGCCCGGTGGCCGGCGGCGTCGAGACGTTCGACGCCGCCGCCTTCGGGCTCGGCCCGCGCGAGGCGGAAACCCTGGAACCCCACCACCGGCTGCTGCTCGAATGCTCGTGGGAGGCGCTGGAGCGGGCCGGCTACCGGCCGACCGATCCCGGCGTGCCCGTCGGGCTGTTCGCCGGCTGCGCGTTCCCCGACTACCTGACCCGCAACCTCCCCGATCTCGCCGCGGAACCCGGCGGCAAACCCCTGCTCTCCGCGGGCGTGGAGCGTGACTCGCTCACCTCGCTCGTGTCGTACAAGCTGGGCCTGCGCGGCCCGGCGATCACCGTGCAGACCTACTGTTCGACCTCGTTGGTCGCGGTGCACCTGGCGTGCCAGAGCCTGCTGACCTACGAGTGCGACCTGGCCTTGGCCGGGGGTGCGGCGCTGCCGCTGCCGCAGACCGGCGGCCACGTCTCCGAGGAAGGCGGCATCCTGTCGCCCGACGGCCGGGTCCGTGCCCTCGACGCGGCCGCGAACGGCACGGTGATGGGGTCCGGCGCCGCCGTCGTCGCGCTGAAACGCCTGGAGGACGCCCTCGCCGACGGTGACGTCGTGCACGCGGTGATCCTCGGCTCCGCGGTCAACAACGACGGCCGGGACCGCGCCGGGTATCCCGCGCCCGGGGTCGCCGGGCAGGCCGCGGTGGTCGACACCGCGCTGGCCGTGGCCGGGGTGAAGCCCGAGACGGTCGGTTACGTCGAGTGCCACGCCGTCGGCACGCCGCTGGGCGACTCGATCGAGCTGGCCGCGTTGAACCGGGTGTTCGGGCCCGGCCGCGCGGCACCGTGCGTGCTGAGCTCGGTCAAGCCGAGCATCGGGCACCTCGATCGCGCGTCCGGCGTCACGTCGCTGATCCGGGCGGCGCTGAACCTGCGCGACGGCGTCCTGCCGGGCACCGCCGGGTTCCGCACCCCCAATCCCGCTCTCGGTGACCGGTTCACCGTGCTGCCCGCCGACCTTCCCTGGCCCGCGGACGGCACGCCCCGCCGCGCGGGGGTCAGCTCGTTCGGCGTCGGCGGGACGAACGCGCACGTCGTGCTGGAACAGCCGCCGATGCGGGAACCCCGGCCTTCGAGCGGTCCCTGCCTGCTGACGTTTTCCGCCGGTGACGCGGTCGCGCTCGACGAGGTGACTTCGCGGCTGCGCGCCCACCTGGCTTCGCACCCGGACTCGGATCTCGGCGACGTCGCCTTCACCCTCCAGGTCTCGCGCGGCCACTTCGCGCTTCGCCGGGCGGTGGTGGCCCGGGACCTTCCGGACGCGGTGGCGGCTCTGGCCGATCCCGGCCGCTGGATCGACGGCGAAACGCGCCGCCGGGACCCGCGGTTCCGCCTGGTGGCGGGCAGCGGCTCGGAGTGGGCGTCGACGGCCGCGGCCGCGCACCGCCTGCTCGCCGGGGACGACGTCCCCGCGCCTGCCCCCACGCGCGACGGCGCCCTGTCGGCGTTGGCCGCCGGGCTGACCCGGCTGGGCATCCGGCTGGACGAGAACGCCACCGACACTCTCGTCGTCGAGAGCGGGTCGGCGCAGGAGTGGGTGCTCGAGAGCTTGGCCCGGCTGTGGATCGCGGGCTGCACGCCGGACTGGCCGGCTCTGCACCGCGGCGCGGCCCGGCGGGTCGAGCTGCCGCCGTACCCGTTCCAGCGCAAGCGGTGCTGGGTCGACCCGGTCGCCGATCCGCGCCCGGCGGCTCACGTGCCGTCGTGGCGGCCCGACCCGCAGCCGCTGGCCGGTCTCGAGAGCCGGATCCGCGCCGCGGGGCCATGGCTGCTGTTCGCCGCCGATCCGGTCGGTGAGGCCCTCGCCGAACGCATCACCCTGGCCGGGTCCGAAGTGATCACGGTGCGGCCGGGAGCCGGATTCGAGTGCCTGGACACCGGCGACTTCGTCGTCGGCCCGGGCGACCTGCCCTCGCTGCTGCGGTCGCTCGTGGTCGTCCCGCGGACGGTCGTGCACGGGTTCGCCCTCGGTGGCTCACCCGGGGACGTCGAGGCGGCGGCCGGGCTGTGGCCCGGAATGGTCACGCTGACGTCCGGCGCCGTCGGCGTGCTGGGGCCCGACCTGACCACGCCGTCGCACGCGGCGCTCACGGCGCTGACCGCGCGGCACGTCGACGTCGGCGTTTCGGTGCCCCTCGACCAGGTCTTGGCCGCGATCCTGCAGGCGGAGACCCCGCTGGCGGTGCGCGGCGACCAGTCGTGGCGGCTGCACCACGAGCCGTACGAGCTGACCGGGCACGCCGAAGCCGAGGTGCACCGCGCCGTGCCGGACCTGGGCGGACGGCGGGGGATCCTCCTCGTCCGGCCGGATCCCGCCGGTCGCACCCTGGCGGCTCGGGCCCGGCTGGCCCGGCTCGCCGGCCGCGGGCGGTGGACCACGGTGGTGTCCACTTCGGACCCGGCCCCGGACGTGCTCGCCGCGGTGGCCGCGGCCGACCACCTGACCGAGGTGGTGCTCTCGGGGGTGCCCTTGGTCCGGCCGGTCCCACCCGGTGCGGCTGCCGAGCCGTCGGAGCCGGTCCGGCCGCGGCCCGCGCTGGGGACACCGTTCGTGGAGCCGGAGCCGGGCCTCGAGCAGGAGGTGGCGGCTCGCTGGGCGGCCACGCTGGGCTACGAGCAGATCGGCGCGGACGACAACTTCTTCGACCTGGGCGGCCGTTCCGCCGGCGCGGTCCGCATCGCCGCCCACTGGAACCTCCCCGCGACGGCGGTCGTGGAGCTGCCCACGGTCCGGCTGCTCGCGGCTCGCATCGCCGGACTGGGCTGA
- a CDS encoding MAB_1171c family putative transporter — MIFLDSTVLAAAGATAAWLLFLRAVLRNPWNNALVCAWLCALLVAFGLYFGLLEYGAEATRPLPLWARISATTQHVCTVVGLYSGYSAYAFLVHEHREAVRRTVRQAWVLAATLTLMVIPAVLADPGDFTAAHLGRYSESSLAAGYLVVFTIYAGVIVGALAKTSWTWSRRADDHWIRRGLLAGTAGLLAGVLYFLLHAAYLTLAVTGHQPAAKEGSLIGWLLAVAVPLSLSGLTAPLWGPRLSQVRAWWWAYHAHRRLHPLWAELTGAFPRVRLSLPESRPGSRLRTPSPRAGRTARALARWDERWSPLHRHFDLRLHLRVMQIWDARRALLGHCRDADYRRALSESTLPGPRRAAHAEAVMLAAGLRRYRAGQSPGEPGGHHAEPPRPGSRPPGGCGLAGAGRQVAPRHRTA, encoded by the coding sequence GTGATCTTCCTCGACAGCACCGTCCTCGCCGCGGCGGGCGCCACCGCCGCCTGGCTGCTCTTCCTTCGCGCCGTGCTGCGCAATCCCTGGAACAACGCGCTGGTCTGCGCGTGGCTGTGCGCGCTGCTCGTGGCGTTCGGCCTCTACTTCGGCTTGCTCGAATACGGCGCGGAAGCCACCCGTCCGCTTCCCCTCTGGGCGCGGATCTCGGCCACCACGCAACACGTCTGCACCGTCGTGGGGCTGTATTCCGGCTACAGCGCCTACGCCTTCCTGGTCCACGAGCACCGGGAAGCCGTCCGCCGCACCGTCCGGCAGGCCTGGGTGCTCGCGGCGACCCTCACGCTCATGGTGATCCCGGCGGTGCTCGCGGACCCCGGCGACTTCACCGCCGCGCACCTCGGGCGCTACAGCGAAAGCTCGCTCGCCGCCGGCTACCTGGTGGTGTTCACGATCTACGCCGGGGTCATCGTAGGAGCCCTGGCGAAGACGTCCTGGACGTGGTCTCGCCGGGCCGACGACCACTGGATCCGCCGCGGGCTGCTGGCCGGCACCGCAGGCTTGCTCGCCGGAGTGCTCTACTTCCTGCTCCACGCCGCGTACCTGACCCTTGCCGTCACCGGTCACCAGCCCGCGGCGAAGGAAGGCTCGCTCATCGGCTGGCTGCTCGCGGTCGCCGTGCCCCTTTCCCTGTCCGGGCTCACCGCCCCGCTCTGGGGGCCGCGGTTGTCCCAGGTCAGAGCCTGGTGGTGGGCCTACCACGCGCACCGGCGCCTCCATCCGCTGTGGGCCGAGCTCACCGGTGCCTTCCCCCGGGTCCGCCTGTCCCTGCCGGAGTCACGGCCCGGCAGCCGGCTCCGCACGCCGTCGCCGCGCGCCGGCCGGACGGCACGCGCGCTGGCGAGGTGGGACGAACGCTGGTCACCGCTGCACCGTCACTTCGACCTGCGGCTGCATCTGCGGGTCATGCAGATCTGGGACGCTCGTCGCGCCTTGCTCGGCCACTGCCGGGACGCCGACTACCGACGTGCGCTGAGCGAGTCGACGCTGCCGGGGCCACGAAGGGCGGCCCACGCCGAAGCCGTGATGCTCGCCGCCGGGCTGCGCCGGTACCGAGCCGGCCAGTCCCCCGGCGAACCGGGCGGCCATCACGCTGAGCCCCCCCGTCCGGGAAGCCGACCTCCCGGCGGATGTGGCCTGGCTGGTGCAGGTCGCCAAGTCGCTCCCCGGCACCGAACCGCCTGA
- a CDS encoding ImmA/IrrE family metallo-endopeptidase, with protein sequence MTDPLRSAGASLSVVRRAIEGVLDELTWPVPFDLNALLEQIAGRCGKRVALLATALPRDGAGGLVIERAQDLVIVVDETLPPLQREHVIMHEAAHVLFGHRGTSVGDLTHEELDELDPEAVRGAQRFAKRAGYSAIEEKVAEIAAALMSVRAGAVRRRGVRPRRSDVVAEVNKRFEEALLVRRPRW encoded by the coding sequence ATGACCGATCCCCTCCGTTCGGCCGGGGCGAGCCTGTCCGTCGTGCGGCGCGCGATCGAGGGTGTGCTGGACGAACTGACCTGGCCGGTTCCGTTCGACCTGAACGCGCTGCTGGAGCAGATCGCCGGCCGGTGCGGCAAACGCGTCGCCCTGCTCGCCACCGCGCTGCCCCGCGACGGCGCGGGCGGTCTGGTCATCGAGCGCGCCCAGGACCTGGTGATCGTGGTCGACGAGACCCTGCCGCCCTTGCAGCGGGAGCACGTCATCATGCACGAAGCCGCCCACGTCCTGTTCGGGCACCGCGGCACCTCCGTCGGCGACCTGACGCACGAAGAGCTCGACGAGCTGGATCCGGAGGCGGTGCGAGGTGCGCAGCGGTTCGCCAAGCGGGCGGGCTATTCGGCGATCGAGGAGAAGGTGGCCGAGATCGCGGCAGCGCTGATGTCGGTGCGGGCCGGCGCCGTCCGGCGCCGGGGTGTCCGGCCACGCCGCTCGGACGTCGTCGCCGAGGTCAACAAGCGGTTCGAAGAAGCCCTCCTCGTCCGGCGGCCCCGCTGGTGA
- a CDS encoding helix-turn-helix transcriptional regulator, with product MAEPDPRRTLDQALTTLIAKKAARDGEHTVTDQAIGEHIGKSRTTVWKLRTGQERNPKIETLEALARFFGVKVTYFLDDDKAAVADEQLESLAAAQRLQEAADRGGVTGINARLGSLSPESLLAVARLIEQLDAPGATGA from the coding sequence ATGGCCGAACCGGATCCGCGGCGCACTCTGGACCAAGCGCTGACCACCCTGATCGCCAAGAAGGCGGCTCGCGACGGCGAGCACACCGTCACCGACCAGGCCATCGGCGAGCACATCGGGAAGTCGCGCACCACGGTGTGGAAGCTGCGCACCGGCCAGGAGCGGAACCCGAAGATCGAAACCCTCGAAGCCCTCGCCCGGTTCTTCGGCGTGAAGGTGACGTACTTCCTCGACGACGACAAGGCCGCGGTCGCCGACGAGCAGCTCGAGTCACTGGCCGCCGCGCAGCGCCTGCAGGAAGCCGCCGATCGCGGCGGCGTCACGGGCATCAACGCCCGGCTCGGCAGCCTGTCCCCGGAAAGCCTGCTCGCGGTCGCCCGGCTCATCGAACAACTGGACGCTCCCGGGGCCACCGGGGCATGA
- a CDS encoding alpha/beta fold hydrolase, producing the protein MTTAVASRWLPFPATAGNVRLYCLPHAGGSASAFRSWIGRLPGVTVCPVQPPGRETRQKDTPHTAMPSLVADLADFVLSDDSPYAVYGHSLGALVGFELVREIARRGGSMPVQLVVSGCPAPQWLTPDDPIVAGMGDAEIVALLRTLGGTPEVFLNDPRVLRLILPPIRADLTVKNTYAYVPGPPLELPVTALASTTDVRASVESVLAWREQTVRPFRGHVLEGGHFAVLEQEDVTLAHLAAALRPWS; encoded by the coding sequence GTGACGACGGCCGTGGCGAGCCGCTGGCTGCCGTTCCCCGCGACGGCGGGGAACGTGCGGCTGTACTGCCTGCCGCACGCGGGTGGCTCGGCGTCGGCGTTCCGCTCGTGGATCGGCCGGCTGCCCGGGGTGACGGTGTGCCCGGTCCAGCCACCCGGCCGCGAGACGCGGCAGAAGGACACCCCGCACACGGCCATGCCTTCGCTCGTCGCGGATCTGGCGGACTTCGTCCTGTCGGACGACTCACCTTACGCGGTCTACGGCCACAGTCTGGGCGCGCTGGTCGGGTTCGAGCTGGTGCGGGAGATCGCTCGCCGTGGCGGTTCGATGCCGGTGCAGCTGGTGGTGTCGGGCTGCCCGGCGCCGCAATGGCTGACCCCGGACGACCCGATCGTGGCGGGCATGGGCGACGCGGAGATCGTGGCGCTGCTGCGCACGCTGGGCGGAACACCGGAGGTGTTCCTGAACGACCCCCGCGTCCTGCGGCTCATCCTGCCGCCGATCCGCGCGGACCTGACGGTGAAGAACACGTACGCGTATGTCCCCGGGCCACCGCTGGAGCTCCCGGTGACGGCGCTGGCGAGCACCACCGACGTCCGCGCGAGTGTGGAATCGGTGCTGGCGTGGCGGGAGCAGACGGTCCGCCCGTTCCGCGGCCACGTCCTGGAGGGCGGGCACTTCGCGGTGCTGGAGCAGGAGGACGTGACCCTGGCCCACCTGGCCGCCGCCCTCCGCCCCTGGTCCTGA
- a CDS encoding HAD-IIIC family phosphatase, with protein MTSLIEPAAVAKPVQGKIKCVVWDLDNTVWDGVLLEDGEVRLRPWVVEHVKRLDAMGVLHSVASKNDHEAAMAKLREFGLDEYFLFPRISWNAKSVSIGQIALKLNLGLDAFAFVDDQEFERAEVAFALPQVTTVDILEADEVLRRPEFAPRFVTDESAQRRGMYFSQLARDDVEADFAGTGEDFLASLDLRFTIAPARREDLQRAEELTVRTNQLNSTGRTYSYDELDALRSSDDHVLLVASLTDKFGSYGKIGLALLEKGSPDWRLNMMLMSCRVMSRGVGTVLLGHVMGLARAAGAGLRADFVETGRNRMMQITYAFSGFREVSRDGAHVVLAADLSAIQEPPAYVALEVES; from the coding sequence GTGACCAGTCTCATCGAGCCGGCGGCCGTGGCGAAGCCGGTGCAGGGCAAGATCAAGTGCGTGGTGTGGGACCTCGACAACACCGTCTGGGACGGGGTTCTTCTGGAGGACGGCGAAGTCCGGTTGCGCCCGTGGGTGGTCGAGCACGTCAAGCGGCTCGACGCGATGGGCGTGCTGCACTCGGTCGCCAGCAAGAACGACCACGAAGCCGCGATGGCGAAGCTGCGCGAGTTCGGCCTGGACGAGTACTTCCTGTTCCCGCGCATTTCGTGGAACGCGAAGTCGGTGTCGATCGGCCAGATCGCGCTAAAGCTCAACCTGGGGCTGGATGCGTTCGCGTTCGTCGACGACCAGGAGTTCGAGCGCGCCGAGGTGGCGTTCGCGCTGCCGCAGGTGACCACTGTGGACATCCTGGAGGCCGACGAGGTGTTGCGGCGTCCGGAGTTCGCGCCGCGGTTCGTCACCGACGAGTCGGCGCAGCGGCGTGGGATGTATTTCAGCCAGCTCGCGCGCGACGACGTCGAGGCGGACTTCGCGGGCACCGGGGAGGACTTCCTCGCGAGCCTGGACCTGCGGTTCACCATCGCGCCGGCCCGGCGGGAGGACCTGCAGCGGGCGGAGGAGCTGACCGTCCGCACCAACCAGCTCAACTCGACCGGGCGGACCTACTCCTACGACGAGCTGGACGCGCTGCGTTCCTCGGACGACCACGTGCTGCTCGTCGCGTCGCTCACCGACAAGTTCGGCTCCTACGGCAAGATCGGCCTGGCGCTGCTGGAGAAGGGTTCGCCGGACTGGCGGCTCAACATGATGCTGATGTCGTGCCGGGTGATGTCGCGTGGGGTCGGGACGGTGCTGCTGGGCCACGTCATGGGCCTGGCTCGCGCGGCGGGCGCGGGGCTGCGCGCGGACTTCGTCGAGACGGGACGCAACCGGATGATGCAGATCACCTACGCGTTCAGCGGGTTCCGCGAGGTTTCGCGGGACGGCGCGCACGTGGTGCTCGCGGCGGACCTTTCCGCGATCCAGGAGCCGCCGGCGTACGTGGCGCTCGAGGTGGAGTCGTGA